From a region of the Notolabrus celidotus isolate fNotCel1 chromosome 14, fNotCel1.pri, whole genome shotgun sequence genome:
- the p2ry1 gene encoding P2Y purinoceptor 1: MTTDLNLTSLLNVTDLHNHTRGCSLTKTGFQFYYLPTVYIMVFITGLVGNSLAIWMFVCHMRPWSSISVYMFNLALADFCYVLSLPFLIFYYFNKTDWIFGDILCRLQRFIFHVNLYGSILFLTCISVHRYTGVVHPLKSLGRLKKKNAVITSALVWVVVVIAISPILYYSRTGLKRNATTCYDTTTEDELPGYFIYSMTLTVFGFCIPFIIIFCCYGMIVKALICNDMNNAPLRQKSIHLVIIVLAVFAVSYLPFHVMKNLNMRARLYFQSPDMCDFNNRVYATYQVTRGLASLNSCVDPVLYFLAGDTFRRKLSRATKKPSKKGDHVLQSKSEETALNSLAEFVENGERRL; encoded by the coding sequence ATGACCACAGACCTGAACTTGACCTCCCTGCTGAATGTGACTGATCTGCACAACCACACAAGAGGATGTTCCCTCACCAAGACTGGTTTCCAGTTCTATTACCTGCCCACCGTCTACATCATGGTCTTCATCACGGGGCTGGTGGGCAACAGCCTGGCTATCTGGATGTTTGTGTGCCACATGAGACCGTGGAGCAGCATCTCCGTCTACATGTTCAACCTGGCACTGGCTGACTTCTGTTACGTGCTCTCGCTGCCCTTCCTCATCTTCTACTACTTCAACAAAACTGACTGGATTTTTGGGGACATTTTATGCCGACTGCAGCGTTTTATATTCCACGTGAACCTGTATGGGAGTATTCTGTTTCTAACCTGCATCAGCGTGCATAGGTACACTGGTGTGGTGCACCCGCTCAAGTCTCTGGGACgattgaagaagaaaaacgcaGTGATTACCAGCGCGTTGGTGTGGGTTGTAGTTGTTATAGCTATCTCGCCCATCCTCTATTACTCCAGGACCGGCTTAAAGCGTAATGCAACCACTTGTTATGACACCACAACTGAGGATGAACTACCTGGTTATTTTATCTACAGCATGACTTTGACTGTGTTTGGGTTCTGCATCCCTTTCATCATCATATTTTGTTGCTATGGCATGATAGTGAAAGCCTTAATCTGCAACGACATGAACAATGCCCCCCTGCGGCAGAAATCCATCCACCTCGTCATCATCGTGCTGGCAGTCTTCGCAGTTTCCTATCTGCCTTTCCACGTGATGAAGAACCTGAACATGCGAGCCAGGCTGTACTTCCAAAGCCCAGATATGTGCGACTTTAACAACCGTGTGTACGCCACCTACCAGGTGACAAGAGGACTAGCCAGCCTCAATAGCTGTGTGGATCCCGTTCTTTACTTCCTGGCTGGAGATACGTTCAGGAGGAAGTTGTCACGGGCCACGAAAAAGCCTTCCAAGAAAGGGGACCATGTCCTGCAGTCTAAGAGCGAGGAGACGGCTTTGAACAGCCTGGCTGAGTTTGTGGAGAATGGGGAACGCAGGCTGTGA